Proteins found in one Pyrus communis chromosome 15, drPyrComm1.1, whole genome shotgun sequence genomic segment:
- the LOC137717511 gene encoding serine/threonine-protein kinase CTR1-like isoform X3, translating to MPHRTTYCFPRQFPDRRFDSSSKQLLQEDHHDHEKVTKDSDTATTTSTTTATRDRDAYQQKVPKTATSNLYKSSATTTSSLSSDVQYFTGHVDERKPPQLADFLNWFLHDKKGTSTRSKPSSTGHRPHHVRVTGRLSTSCHLVDEDRELLLPRRHHHNDDDHDNHVAEAGPPQMAPDSTTTAMLKDRSVDQSFDRQVSLPRVSSGSSYAGSLFSGTTTLDGNFSGDVKDSSATTRHLEVEEEEVEQESAKVRLSQRSKESYYLRLLLAKRLCSQATLGAETLLLHETTTQLEVTDAETVSYRLWVSGCLSYNDKISDGFYNILGMNPYLWVMCNDVEEGKKIPSLMSLKEVKPGETSMEVLLVDKNDDFRLKELQDKAHRLSCTSESTLVLVEKLGKLVAIYMGGNYPVEQGDLHMRWKVVSKRLSDFHKCIVLPIGSLSMGLCRHRAILFKKLADHIGLPCRIARGCKYCVADHRSSCLVKIEDNRKVLREYVVDLVGEPGNLHGPDSSINGGTLSSIPSPFQISHLKESKQPYRDSELYCQITNSKHTGAPPEDPVHADGGEGGQIIKETSLLPCDQTRFGLESSLMRLELKGNSPHCLVQSDIPPCVQGDASDALDATATTAVASLEECARLSEENDVVQQAYRKEIVVSRNQVIRNSVEQPKVTLYNQSDLEGVHSELVKQGRITAVTNPRYFNLEPTLAMDWLEISWDELNIKERVGAGSFGTVHRAEWNGSDVAVKVLTVQDFHDDQLKDFLREVAIMKRVRHPNVVLFMGAVTKRPHLSIVTEYLPRGSLYRLIHRPASGELLDQRRRLRMALDVAKGINYLHCLNPPIVHWDLKSPNLLVDKNWTAKVCDFGLSRFKANTFISSKSIAGTPEWMAPEFLRGEPSNEKSDVYSFGVILWELVTMEQPWNGLSPAQVVGAVAFQNRRLIIPANTPPVLASLMESCWADDPAQRPSFASIVESLKRLLKSPLQLVPVGGTSPSART from the exons ATGCCTCACAGAACGACTTACTGCTTCCCAAGGCAATTCCCGGATCGAAGGTTCGATTCGTCGTCCAAACAGCTGTTGCAAGAAGATCATCACGATCACGAGAAAGTAACCAAAGACAGCGACACTGCCACTACCACCAGCACCACAACTGCGACCAGAGATAGAGATGCTTACCAACAAAAGGTGCCCAAAACCGCCACCAGCAACTTGTACAAATCCTCAGCCACTACCACTTCTTCTCTGTCTTCCGATGTTCAGTACTTCACGGGCCACGTCGATGAAAGGAAGCCACCGCAGTTGGCCGACTTTCTCAACTGGTTCCTTCATGACAAGAAAGGGACCAGTACTCGATCCAAACCATCGAGTACTGGCCACCGTCCTCATCACGTTAGGGTAACAGGGAGGTTGTCCACTTCGTGCCACCTTGTTGACGAGGATCGCGAGCTGTTGCTGCCTCGTCGTCATCATCATAATGATGATGATCACGATAATCATGTGGCTGAGGCTGGCCCACCGCAGATGGCGCCGGATTCCACCACGACTGCTATGCTCAAAGACCGGAGTGTTGACCAGAGCTTTGACCGGCAGGTGTCCCTGCCGAGGGTTTCGAGCGGGAGTAGCTATGCAGGGAGCTTGTTCTCAGGAACGACGACGTTGGATGGGAACTTCTCTGGGGATGTTAAGGACTCGTCAGCGACGACGAGGCATTTGGaagtggaggaagaggaggTGGAACAGGAGAGTGCTAAAGTGAGGTTGTCTCAGAGGTCTAAGGAAAGTTATTATTTGCGGCTTCTTTTGGCCAAGAGGCTTTGTTCTCAAGCTACTCTTGGTGCTGAAACATTGCTCTTGCACGAGACTACTACTCAACTTGAGGTTACTGATGCCGAGACGGTGTCGTATCGGCTCTGG GTCAGTGGCTGCTTGTCTTACAATGACAAGATATCGGATGGTTTCTACAACATTTTAGGGATGAATCCATATCTTTGGGTGATGTGCAATGATGTGGAGGAAGGTAAAAAAATACCGTCCTTGATGTCACTTAAAGAAGTTAAACCTGGTGAGACATCAATGGAGGTGCTTCTTGTCGATAAAAATGATGACTTTCGCCTCAAGGAGCTTCAAGATAAAGCACATCGACTATCTTGCACTTCAGAGAGTACTTTAGTGTTGGTGGAGAAACTTGGCAAGCTTGTCGCAATCTATATGGG GGGTAATTATCCCGTGGAGCAAGGAGATCTACACATGCGTTGGAAGGTGGTTAGCAAGCGATTGAGCGATTTTCATAAGTGTATTGTGCTCCCCATAGGCAGCCTATCAATGGGGCTTTGCAGGCATCGTGCCATTCTTTTCAAG AAATTGGCAGATCACATAGGTTTGCCTTGTCGCATAGCTCGTGGTTGCAAGTATTGTGTGGCAGATCACCGGTCCTCTTGTCTTGTTAAAATTGAAGATAACAGGAAGGTTTTGAG gGAATATGTGGTTGATCTAGTTGGGGAACCAGGAAACCTTCATGGTCCAGACTCCTCGATTAATGGAGGAACTCTTTCTTCTATACCTTCACCATTTCAAATTTCTCATCTAAAAGAATCCAAACAACCTTACAGGGATAGTGAATTATATTGCCAAATCACAAACTCAAAGCACACGGGTGCTCCTCCTGAAGATCCCGTTCATGCAG ACGGTGGGGAGGGAGGTCAAATCATCAAGGAAACCAGTTTGCTTCCATGTGATCAAACTAGATTTGGGTTGGAATCTTCTCTGATGCGATTGGAATTGAAAGGAAACTCTCCGCATTGCCTTGTTCAGAGTGACATCCCACCTTGTGTCCAGGGTGATGCGTCGGACGCTCTTGATGCTACTGCTACTACTGCTGTGGCATCATTAGAGGAATGTGCTAGACTTAGCGAAGAAAATGATGTTGTACAACAAGCTTACAGAAAGGAGATTGTTGTATCAAGAAATCAGGTTATAAGAAACAGTGTTGAGCAACCTAAAGTAACTTTGTACAACCAATCAGATCTAGAGGGCGTTCATAGTGAACTTGTGAAACAAGGTAGAATTACTGCTGTGACTAACCCAAGGTACTTTAATCTTGAACCGACTCTCGCAATGGACTGGCTTGAGATCTCATGGGACGAGTTGAATATCAAAGAGCGTGTTGGTGCTG GCTCATTTGGGACAGTGCATCGTGCTGAATGGAATGGATCA GATGTTGCTGTTAAGGTTCTAACCGTTCAGGATTTCCATGATGATCAATTGAAAGATTTTTTACGAGAG GTTGCAATTATGAAACGCGTTCGTCATCCAAACGTAGTTCTTTTCATGGGTGCGGTTACAAAGCGTCCTCATCTATCTATAGTGACTGAATATCTGCCAAG GGGTAGTCTTTATCGCCTCATTCACAGGCCAGCTTCCGGGGAACTTCTGGATCAGAGGAGGCGGTTGCGAATGGCACTAGATGTG GCCAAGGGTATCAATTACCTCCATTGTCTTAACCCTCCTATTGTGCATTGGGATCTTAAGTCTCCAAATTTGTTGGTTGATAAAAATTGGACAGCGAAG GTATGCGATTTTGGGTTGTCCCGATTTAAGGCGAACACTTTCATATCATCCAAGTCCATTGCTGGAACA CCTGAGTGGATGGCTCCAGAATTCCTTCGCGGAGAGCCCTCAAATGAGAAGTCTGATGTTTACAGTTTCGGAGTGATCCTATGGGAACTTGTAACCATGGAACAACCTTGGAACGGTCTTAGCCCCGCCCAG GTAGTTGGAGCAGTTGCTTTCCAGAACAGAAGGCTTATTATCCCAGCCAATACTCCCCCAGTGTTGGCTTCGCTTATGGAATCCTGCTGGGCTGA
- the LOC137717511 gene encoding serine/threonine-protein kinase CTR1-like isoform X2 — MPHRTTYCFPRQFPDRRFDSSSKQLLQEDHHDHEKVTKDSDTATTTSTTTATRDRDAYQQKVPKTATSNLYKSSATTTSSLSSDVQYFTGHVDERKPPQLADFLNWFLHDKKGTSTRSKPSSTGHRPHHVRVTGRLSTSCHLVDEDRELLLPRRHHHNDDDHDNHVAEAGPPQMAPDSTTTAMLKDRSVDQSFDRQVSLPRVSSGSSYAGSLFSGTTTLDGNFSGDVKDSSATTRHLEVEEEEVEQESAKVRLSQRSKESYYLRLLLAKRLCSQATLGAETLLLHETTTQLEVTDAETVSYRLWVSGCLSYNDKISDGFYNILGMNPYLWVMCNDVEEGKKIPSLMSLKEVKPGETSMEVLLVDKNDDFRLKELQDKAHRLSCTSESTLVLVEKLGKLVAIYMGGNYPVEQGDLHMRWKVVSKRLSDFHKCIVLPIGSLSMGLCRHRAILFKKLADHIGLPCRIARGCKYCVADHRSSCLVKIEDNRKVLREYVVDLVGEPGNLHGPDSSINGGTLSSIPSPFQISHLKESKQPYRDSELYCQITNSKHTGAPPEDPVHADQSLTDGGEGGQIIKETSLLPCDQTRFGLESSLMRLELKGNSPHCLVQSDIPPCVQGDASDALDATATTAVASLEECARLSEENDVVQQAYRKEIVVSRNQVIRNSVEQPKVTLYNQSDLEGVHSELVKQGRITAVTNPRYFNLEPTLAMDWLEISWDELNIKERVGAGSFGTVHRAEWNGSDVAVKVLTVQDFHDDQLKDFLREVAIMKRVRHPNVVLFMGAVTKRPHLSIVTEYLPRGSLYRLIHRPASGELLDQRRRLRMALDVAKGINYLHCLNPPIVHWDLKSPNLLVDKNWTAKVCDFGLSRFKANTFISSKSIAGTPEWMAPEFLRGEPSNEKSDVYSFGVILWELVTMEQPWNGLSPAQVVGAVAFQNRRLIIPANTPPVLASLMESCWADDPAQRPSFASIVESLKRLLKSPLQLVPVGGTSPSART; from the exons ATGCCTCACAGAACGACTTACTGCTTCCCAAGGCAATTCCCGGATCGAAGGTTCGATTCGTCGTCCAAACAGCTGTTGCAAGAAGATCATCACGATCACGAGAAAGTAACCAAAGACAGCGACACTGCCACTACCACCAGCACCACAACTGCGACCAGAGATAGAGATGCTTACCAACAAAAGGTGCCCAAAACCGCCACCAGCAACTTGTACAAATCCTCAGCCACTACCACTTCTTCTCTGTCTTCCGATGTTCAGTACTTCACGGGCCACGTCGATGAAAGGAAGCCACCGCAGTTGGCCGACTTTCTCAACTGGTTCCTTCATGACAAGAAAGGGACCAGTACTCGATCCAAACCATCGAGTACTGGCCACCGTCCTCATCACGTTAGGGTAACAGGGAGGTTGTCCACTTCGTGCCACCTTGTTGACGAGGATCGCGAGCTGTTGCTGCCTCGTCGTCATCATCATAATGATGATGATCACGATAATCATGTGGCTGAGGCTGGCCCACCGCAGATGGCGCCGGATTCCACCACGACTGCTATGCTCAAAGACCGGAGTGTTGACCAGAGCTTTGACCGGCAGGTGTCCCTGCCGAGGGTTTCGAGCGGGAGTAGCTATGCAGGGAGCTTGTTCTCAGGAACGACGACGTTGGATGGGAACTTCTCTGGGGATGTTAAGGACTCGTCAGCGACGACGAGGCATTTGGaagtggaggaagaggaggTGGAACAGGAGAGTGCTAAAGTGAGGTTGTCTCAGAGGTCTAAGGAAAGTTATTATTTGCGGCTTCTTTTGGCCAAGAGGCTTTGTTCTCAAGCTACTCTTGGTGCTGAAACATTGCTCTTGCACGAGACTACTACTCAACTTGAGGTTACTGATGCCGAGACGGTGTCGTATCGGCTCTGG GTCAGTGGCTGCTTGTCTTACAATGACAAGATATCGGATGGTTTCTACAACATTTTAGGGATGAATCCATATCTTTGGGTGATGTGCAATGATGTGGAGGAAGGTAAAAAAATACCGTCCTTGATGTCACTTAAAGAAGTTAAACCTGGTGAGACATCAATGGAGGTGCTTCTTGTCGATAAAAATGATGACTTTCGCCTCAAGGAGCTTCAAGATAAAGCACATCGACTATCTTGCACTTCAGAGAGTACTTTAGTGTTGGTGGAGAAACTTGGCAAGCTTGTCGCAATCTATATGGG GGGTAATTATCCCGTGGAGCAAGGAGATCTACACATGCGTTGGAAGGTGGTTAGCAAGCGATTGAGCGATTTTCATAAGTGTATTGTGCTCCCCATAGGCAGCCTATCAATGGGGCTTTGCAGGCATCGTGCCATTCTTTTCAAG AAATTGGCAGATCACATAGGTTTGCCTTGTCGCATAGCTCGTGGTTGCAAGTATTGTGTGGCAGATCACCGGTCCTCTTGTCTTGTTAAAATTGAAGATAACAGGAAGGTTTTGAG gGAATATGTGGTTGATCTAGTTGGGGAACCAGGAAACCTTCATGGTCCAGACTCCTCGATTAATGGAGGAACTCTTTCTTCTATACCTTCACCATTTCAAATTTCTCATCTAAAAGAATCCAAACAACCTTACAGGGATAGTGAATTATATTGCCAAATCACAAACTCAAAGCACACGGGTGCTCCTCCTGAAGATCCCGTTCATGCAG ATCAATCTCTTACAGACGGTGGGGAGGGAGGTCAAATCATCAAGGAAACCAGTTTGCTTCCATGTGATCAAACTAGATTTGGGTTGGAATCTTCTCTGATGCGATTGGAATTGAAAGGAAACTCTCCGCATTGCCTTGTTCAGAGTGACATCCCACCTTGTGTCCAGGGTGATGCGTCGGACGCTCTTGATGCTACTGCTACTACTGCTGTGGCATCATTAGAGGAATGTGCTAGACTTAGCGAAGAAAATGATGTTGTACAACAAGCTTACAGAAAGGAGATTGTTGTATCAAGAAATCAGGTTATAAGAAACAGTGTTGAGCAACCTAAAGTAACTTTGTACAACCAATCAGATCTAGAGGGCGTTCATAGTGAACTTGTGAAACAAGGTAGAATTACTGCTGTGACTAACCCAAGGTACTTTAATCTTGAACCGACTCTCGCAATGGACTGGCTTGAGATCTCATGGGACGAGTTGAATATCAAAGAGCGTGTTGGTGCTG GCTCATTTGGGACAGTGCATCGTGCTGAATGGAATGGATCA GATGTTGCTGTTAAGGTTCTAACCGTTCAGGATTTCCATGATGATCAATTGAAAGATTTTTTACGAGAG GTTGCAATTATGAAACGCGTTCGTCATCCAAACGTAGTTCTTTTCATGGGTGCGGTTACAAAGCGTCCTCATCTATCTATAGTGACTGAATATCTGCCAAG GGGTAGTCTTTATCGCCTCATTCACAGGCCAGCTTCCGGGGAACTTCTGGATCAGAGGAGGCGGTTGCGAATGGCACTAGATGTG GCCAAGGGTATCAATTACCTCCATTGTCTTAACCCTCCTATTGTGCATTGGGATCTTAAGTCTCCAAATTTGTTGGTTGATAAAAATTGGACAGCGAAG GTATGCGATTTTGGGTTGTCCCGATTTAAGGCGAACACTTTCATATCATCCAAGTCCATTGCTGGAACA CCTGAGTGGATGGCTCCAGAATTCCTTCGCGGAGAGCCCTCAAATGAGAAGTCTGATGTTTACAGTTTCGGAGTGATCCTATGGGAACTTGTAACCATGGAACAACCTTGGAACGGTCTTAGCCCCGCCCAG GTAGTTGGAGCAGTTGCTTTCCAGAACAGAAGGCTTATTATCCCAGCCAATACTCCCCCAGTGTTGGCTTCGCTTATGGAATCCTGCTGGGCTGA
- the LOC137717511 gene encoding serine/threonine-protein kinase CTR1-like isoform X1: MPHRTTYCFPRQFPDRRFDSSSKQLLQEDHHDHEKVTKDSDTATTTSTTTATRDRDAYQQKVPKTATSNLYKSSATTTSSLSSDVQYFTGHVDERKPPQLADFLNWFLHDKKGTSTRSKPSSTGHRPHHVRVTGRLSTSCHLVDEDRELLLPRRHHHNDDDHDNHVAEAGPPQMAPDSTTTAMLKDRSVDQSFDRQVSLPRVSSGSSYAGSLFSGTTTLDGNFSGDVKDSSATTRHLEVEEEEVEQESAKVRLSQRSKESYYLRLLLAKRLCSQATLGAETLLLHETTTQLEVTDAETVSYRLWVSGCLSYNDKISDGFYNILGMNPYLWVMCNDVEEGKKIPSLMSLKEVKPGETSMEVLLVDKNDDFRLKELQDKAHRLSCTSESTLVLVEKLGKLVAIYMGGNYPVEQGDLHMRWKVVSKRLSDFHKCIVLPIGSLSMGLCRHRAILFKKLADHIGLPCRIARGCKYCVADHRSSCLVKIEDNRKVLREYVVDLVGEPGNLHGPDSSINGGTLSSIPSPFQISHLKESKQPYRDSELYCQITNSKHTGAPPEDPVHAASSIFIDQSLTDGGEGGQIIKETSLLPCDQTRFGLESSLMRLELKGNSPHCLVQSDIPPCVQGDASDALDATATTAVASLEECARLSEENDVVQQAYRKEIVVSRNQVIRNSVEQPKVTLYNQSDLEGVHSELVKQGRITAVTNPRYFNLEPTLAMDWLEISWDELNIKERVGAGSFGTVHRAEWNGSDVAVKVLTVQDFHDDQLKDFLREVAIMKRVRHPNVVLFMGAVTKRPHLSIVTEYLPRGSLYRLIHRPASGELLDQRRRLRMALDVAKGINYLHCLNPPIVHWDLKSPNLLVDKNWTAKVCDFGLSRFKANTFISSKSIAGTPEWMAPEFLRGEPSNEKSDVYSFGVILWELVTMEQPWNGLSPAQVVGAVAFQNRRLIIPANTPPVLASLMESCWADDPAQRPSFASIVESLKRLLKSPLQLVPVGGTSPSART; the protein is encoded by the exons ATGCCTCACAGAACGACTTACTGCTTCCCAAGGCAATTCCCGGATCGAAGGTTCGATTCGTCGTCCAAACAGCTGTTGCAAGAAGATCATCACGATCACGAGAAAGTAACCAAAGACAGCGACACTGCCACTACCACCAGCACCACAACTGCGACCAGAGATAGAGATGCTTACCAACAAAAGGTGCCCAAAACCGCCACCAGCAACTTGTACAAATCCTCAGCCACTACCACTTCTTCTCTGTCTTCCGATGTTCAGTACTTCACGGGCCACGTCGATGAAAGGAAGCCACCGCAGTTGGCCGACTTTCTCAACTGGTTCCTTCATGACAAGAAAGGGACCAGTACTCGATCCAAACCATCGAGTACTGGCCACCGTCCTCATCACGTTAGGGTAACAGGGAGGTTGTCCACTTCGTGCCACCTTGTTGACGAGGATCGCGAGCTGTTGCTGCCTCGTCGTCATCATCATAATGATGATGATCACGATAATCATGTGGCTGAGGCTGGCCCACCGCAGATGGCGCCGGATTCCACCACGACTGCTATGCTCAAAGACCGGAGTGTTGACCAGAGCTTTGACCGGCAGGTGTCCCTGCCGAGGGTTTCGAGCGGGAGTAGCTATGCAGGGAGCTTGTTCTCAGGAACGACGACGTTGGATGGGAACTTCTCTGGGGATGTTAAGGACTCGTCAGCGACGACGAGGCATTTGGaagtggaggaagaggaggTGGAACAGGAGAGTGCTAAAGTGAGGTTGTCTCAGAGGTCTAAGGAAAGTTATTATTTGCGGCTTCTTTTGGCCAAGAGGCTTTGTTCTCAAGCTACTCTTGGTGCTGAAACATTGCTCTTGCACGAGACTACTACTCAACTTGAGGTTACTGATGCCGAGACGGTGTCGTATCGGCTCTGG GTCAGTGGCTGCTTGTCTTACAATGACAAGATATCGGATGGTTTCTACAACATTTTAGGGATGAATCCATATCTTTGGGTGATGTGCAATGATGTGGAGGAAGGTAAAAAAATACCGTCCTTGATGTCACTTAAAGAAGTTAAACCTGGTGAGACATCAATGGAGGTGCTTCTTGTCGATAAAAATGATGACTTTCGCCTCAAGGAGCTTCAAGATAAAGCACATCGACTATCTTGCACTTCAGAGAGTACTTTAGTGTTGGTGGAGAAACTTGGCAAGCTTGTCGCAATCTATATGGG GGGTAATTATCCCGTGGAGCAAGGAGATCTACACATGCGTTGGAAGGTGGTTAGCAAGCGATTGAGCGATTTTCATAAGTGTATTGTGCTCCCCATAGGCAGCCTATCAATGGGGCTTTGCAGGCATCGTGCCATTCTTTTCAAG AAATTGGCAGATCACATAGGTTTGCCTTGTCGCATAGCTCGTGGTTGCAAGTATTGTGTGGCAGATCACCGGTCCTCTTGTCTTGTTAAAATTGAAGATAACAGGAAGGTTTTGAG gGAATATGTGGTTGATCTAGTTGGGGAACCAGGAAACCTTCATGGTCCAGACTCCTCGATTAATGGAGGAACTCTTTCTTCTATACCTTCACCATTTCAAATTTCTCATCTAAAAGAATCCAAACAACCTTACAGGGATAGTGAATTATATTGCCAAATCACAAACTCAAAGCACACGGGTGCTCCTCCTGAAGATCCCGTTCATGCAG CTTCTTCAATCTTTATAGATCAATCTCTTACAGACGGTGGGGAGGGAGGTCAAATCATCAAGGAAACCAGTTTGCTTCCATGTGATCAAACTAGATTTGGGTTGGAATCTTCTCTGATGCGATTGGAATTGAAAGGAAACTCTCCGCATTGCCTTGTTCAGAGTGACATCCCACCTTGTGTCCAGGGTGATGCGTCGGACGCTCTTGATGCTACTGCTACTACTGCTGTGGCATCATTAGAGGAATGTGCTAGACTTAGCGAAGAAAATGATGTTGTACAACAAGCTTACAGAAAGGAGATTGTTGTATCAAGAAATCAGGTTATAAGAAACAGTGTTGAGCAACCTAAAGTAACTTTGTACAACCAATCAGATCTAGAGGGCGTTCATAGTGAACTTGTGAAACAAGGTAGAATTACTGCTGTGACTAACCCAAGGTACTTTAATCTTGAACCGACTCTCGCAATGGACTGGCTTGAGATCTCATGGGACGAGTTGAATATCAAAGAGCGTGTTGGTGCTG GCTCATTTGGGACAGTGCATCGTGCTGAATGGAATGGATCA GATGTTGCTGTTAAGGTTCTAACCGTTCAGGATTTCCATGATGATCAATTGAAAGATTTTTTACGAGAG GTTGCAATTATGAAACGCGTTCGTCATCCAAACGTAGTTCTTTTCATGGGTGCGGTTACAAAGCGTCCTCATCTATCTATAGTGACTGAATATCTGCCAAG GGGTAGTCTTTATCGCCTCATTCACAGGCCAGCTTCCGGGGAACTTCTGGATCAGAGGAGGCGGTTGCGAATGGCACTAGATGTG GCCAAGGGTATCAATTACCTCCATTGTCTTAACCCTCCTATTGTGCATTGGGATCTTAAGTCTCCAAATTTGTTGGTTGATAAAAATTGGACAGCGAAG GTATGCGATTTTGGGTTGTCCCGATTTAAGGCGAACACTTTCATATCATCCAAGTCCATTGCTGGAACA CCTGAGTGGATGGCTCCAGAATTCCTTCGCGGAGAGCCCTCAAATGAGAAGTCTGATGTTTACAGTTTCGGAGTGATCCTATGGGAACTTGTAACCATGGAACAACCTTGGAACGGTCTTAGCCCCGCCCAG GTAGTTGGAGCAGTTGCTTTCCAGAACAGAAGGCTTATTATCCCAGCCAATACTCCCCCAGTGTTGGCTTCGCTTATGGAATCCTGCTGGGCTGA